A DNA window from Streptomyces sp. 71268 contains the following coding sequences:
- a CDS encoding HD domain-containing protein, translated as MPDASHVAGITVPDSALAKEATDLVRAVTSDLIYHHSRRVFLFGSLLGRERGLECDPELLYVGAMFHDLGLGEEFRTSGRRFEVDGAEEAARFLRSHAVPEDAVRRVWTAIALHTTPGVPEFMEPEVALVTAGVEYDVLGIDYERVSADDRAEITALHPRPDFKRRILAAFTEGIAPKPETTFGNVKADVLEHFVPGFRRGDFVTVIENSPWPE; from the coding sequence ATGCCCGACGCGTCGCACGTCGCGGGGATCACCGTGCCCGACAGCGCACTCGCCAAGGAGGCCACCGACCTGGTGCGCGCGGTGACCTCCGACCTGATCTACCACCACTCCCGCCGGGTGTTCCTGTTCGGCAGCCTGCTGGGGCGCGAACGCGGCCTGGAGTGCGACCCCGAGCTGCTCTACGTCGGCGCCATGTTCCACGACCTGGGCTTGGGCGAGGAGTTCCGTACCAGCGGGCGCCGGTTCGAGGTGGACGGGGCGGAGGAGGCCGCGAGGTTCCTGCGCTCCCACGCGGTGCCCGAGGACGCCGTGCGCCGGGTGTGGACGGCCATCGCCCTGCACACCACGCCCGGCGTGCCGGAGTTCATGGAACCGGAGGTCGCGCTGGTCACCGCCGGAGTGGAGTACGACGTGCTCGGCATCGACTACGAGCGCGTCAGCGCGGACGACCGGGCCGAGATCACCGCGCTGCACCCGCGCCCGGACTTCAAGCGGCGCATCCTGGCGGCGTTCACCGAGGGCATCGCGCCCAAGCCGGAGACCACGTTCGGCAACGTGAAGGCGGACGTGCTCGAACACTTCGTGCCCGGTTTCCGGCGCGGCGACTTCGTCACCGTCATCGAGAACTCACCCTGGCCGGAATGA
- a CDS encoding ABC-F family ATP-binding cassette domain-containing protein, with protein sequence MAHSPSPASSGSSASSHSSPAAVTCSALTFRWPDGTPVFDGFSLTVGRGRTGLVGGNGTGKSTLLRLLAGQLRPASGSVALRGSLAYLPQNITLDTELRVDQALGIAERRAALRAIESGDAREEHFDTIGDDWDIEERTQATLGPLGLGDIELDRTVGQLSGGETVLLRLAALLIERPDILLLDEPTNNLDLFARRRLYDAVDSWRSGVLVIVSHDRDLLARVDRIAELRSGSVTWYGGNWAQYEQALATQQEAAERTLRAAEAQVRKQKRELEETQIKVARRERHSKKMDAQRRAPRIVAGERKRSAQESADKLRGVHEERLNEARERREEAADAIRNDAEIRVSLPHTAVPAGRTVLSLRALRPRYGRLREGDLHVHGPERIALVGRNGAGKTSLLRTIAGTLPALSGEATAHVPLRFLPQRLDVLDEELSIAANVARMAPGVGDQEIRSQLARFLFRGARAAQPAGTLSGGERFRAALAATMLAAPAPQLLMLDEPTNNLDLASVRHLSGALDSFQGALLIASHDLAFLRSIGITRWLFVDTTLRETTADEVDGLLEASDTSEEADTPEASEAAAASEAP encoded by the coding sequence ATGGCCCATTCACCCTCCCCCGCTTCCTCTGGTTCTTCTGCTTCCTCCCACTCCTCCCCCGCCGCCGTGACCTGCTCGGCCCTGACGTTCCGGTGGCCGGACGGCACGCCGGTCTTCGACGGGTTCTCCCTCACCGTCGGCCGGGGCCGCACCGGGCTGGTCGGCGGCAACGGCACCGGCAAGTCCACGCTGCTGCGGCTGCTGGCCGGCCAACTGCGCCCGGCCAGCGGCTCGGTGGCCCTCCGTGGCAGCCTCGCCTATCTGCCGCAGAACATCACCCTCGACACGGAGCTGCGCGTCGACCAGGCGCTGGGCATCGCCGAGCGGCGCGCCGCGCTGCGCGCCATCGAGTCGGGTGACGCGCGCGAGGAGCATTTCGACACGATCGGCGACGACTGGGACATCGAGGAGCGGACCCAGGCGACGCTGGGCCCGCTCGGCCTCGGCGACATCGAACTGGACCGTACGGTGGGCCAGTTGTCCGGCGGGGAGACCGTCCTGCTCCGGCTGGCCGCCCTGCTCATCGAGCGCCCCGACATCCTCCTCCTCGACGAACCGACCAACAACCTGGACCTGTTCGCCCGGCGCCGGCTCTACGACGCGGTCGACTCCTGGCGCTCCGGCGTGCTGGTGATCGTCAGCCATGACCGCGACCTGTTGGCGCGCGTGGACCGCATCGCCGAACTCCGCTCCGGTTCGGTGACCTGGTACGGGGGCAACTGGGCCCAGTACGAGCAGGCGCTCGCCACCCAGCAGGAAGCCGCCGAGCGCACCCTGCGGGCCGCCGAGGCGCAGGTGCGCAAGCAGAAGCGCGAGCTGGAGGAGACCCAGATCAAGGTGGCCCGCCGCGAGCGGCACAGCAAGAAGATGGACGCCCAGCGGCGCGCGCCCCGGATCGTCGCGGGAGAGCGCAAGCGCTCCGCGCAGGAGTCGGCGGACAAGCTCCGGGGCGTGCACGAGGAGCGGCTCAACGAGGCGCGCGAGCGGCGCGAGGAGGCGGCGGACGCGATCCGTAACGACGCCGAGATCCGGGTCAGCCTGCCGCACACCGCCGTGCCGGCCGGCCGCACGGTCCTGAGCCTGCGCGCGCTGCGGCCCCGGTACGGCAGGCTGCGCGAGGGCGACCTGCACGTGCACGGGCCCGAGCGGATCGCGCTCGTCGGGCGCAACGGCGCCGGCAAGACGAGTTTGCTGCGTACCATCGCCGGCACGCTGCCGGCGCTGTCGGGCGAGGCCACGGCGCACGTGCCGCTGCGCTTCCTGCCACAGCGACTCGACGTGCTGGACGAGGAGTTGAGCATCGCGGCGAACGTGGCCCGGATGGCCCCGGGCGTCGGCGACCAGGAGATCCGTTCGCAGCTCGCGCGGTTCCTGTTCCGTGGCGCGCGTGCCGCGCAGCCGGCCGGGACGCTGTCGGGTGGGGAACGCTTCCGGGCCGCGCTGGCCGCGACGATGCTCGCCGCGCCGGCCCCGCAGTTGCTGATGCTGGACGAGCCGACCAACAACCTCGACCTGGCCAGCGTGCGCCATCTGAGCGGCGCCCTCGACTCCTTCCAGGGCGCCCTGCTGATCGCCAGCCACGACCTGGCCTTCCTTCGGTCGATCGGCATCACGCGCTGGCTGTTCGTGGATACGACGCTGCGCGAGACGACGGCCGACGAGGTGGACGGCCTGCTGGAGGCGTCCGACACATCCGAGGAGGCCGACACACCCGAGGCGTCCGAGGCGGCTGCCGCGTCCGAGGCGCCGTAG